From the genome of Argonema galeatum A003/A1, one region includes:
- a CDS encoding peroxiredoxin, whose protein sequence is MALRLGDTVPNFTQASSEGEINFYDWAGDSWVVLFSHPADYTPVCTTELGEVARLKPEFDKRNVKAVALSVDDEESHKGWIGDIEETQSVKLNYPILADPDKKVSDLYDMIHPNATNTVTVRTVFVIDPQKKLRLSFTYPPSTGRNFDEILRVIDSLQLTDQYSVATPVNWKDGDDVVIVPSLKDPEVLKEKFPKGYNEIKPYLRMTPQPDK, encoded by the coding sequence ATGGCGCTTAGACTCGGCGACACTGTACCTAACTTCACTCAAGCTTCCAGCGAAGGCGAAATCAACTTTTACGACTGGGCAGGCGACAGCTGGGTCGTACTGTTCTCCCACCCCGCAGATTATACACCAGTTTGTACCACAGAATTAGGTGAAGTCGCCCGCCTCAAGCCAGAATTTGACAAGCGCAACGTCAAAGCAGTTGCTCTCAGCGTGGATGACGAAGAATCCCACAAAGGCTGGATTGGCGATATCGAAGAAACCCAGAGCGTCAAGCTCAACTACCCTATCCTGGCAGATCCAGATAAGAAAGTCTCAGATCTTTACGACATGATCCACCCGAACGCCACCAACACGGTGACCGTTCGGACTGTCTTCGTCATCGACCCTCAAAAGAAACTGCGCCTGAGCTTCACCTATCCTCCCAGCACAGGTCGCAACTTCGATGAAATCCTGCGCGTAATTGATTCCCTGCAACTCACGGATCAATATAGTGTTGCAACTCCAGTCAACTGGAAAGATGGGGATGACGTGGTGATTGTCCCCTCCCTCAAAGATCCCGAAGTCCTCAAGGAAAAATTCCCCAAAGGATATAACGAAATCAAACCCTATCTGCGGATGACTCCTCAACCCGACAAGTAA
- a CDS encoding Uma2 family endonuclease, which produces MLSESIVLRMPPTISMTDDQFFEFCQINRDLRIERNKLGEIFIMPPTGGTTSNRNFSIAVQLGIWSEQDGTGICFDSNGGFTLSTGAERAPDASWMKLERWNSLSAEQQDKFVPICPDFVIELRSASDNLKPLQEKMEEYMKEPGIQLGWLIDRKQRKVYIYRPGQEVECLENPDTVSGESGLPGFVINMNKVW; this is translated from the coding sequence ATGCTTTCCGAGTCTATAGTGTTGCGGATGCCGCCAACAATATCAATGACAGACGACCAATTTTTTGAGTTCTGTCAGATCAATCGCGACTTACGTATTGAACGGAATAAATTGGGAGAAATCTTTATCATGCCTCCGACTGGCGGAACGACTAGCAATCGCAACTTTAGTATAGCTGTACAACTGGGAATTTGGTCAGAACAAGATGGAACGGGTATTTGTTTTGACTCTAATGGTGGATTTACTCTCTCAACTGGTGCAGAACGCGCTCCCGATGCCTCGTGGATGAAACTGGAACGCTGGAATTCTTTATCCGCAGAACAACAAGACAAATTTGTCCCTATTTGTCCAGACTTTGTGATTGAACTGAGGTCGGCTTCTGATAATTTGAAGCCTTTGCAAGAAAAGATGGAAGAATATATGAAAGAACCGGGAATACAATTAGGCTGGCTAATTGACCGGAAGCAACGCAAAGTTTATATTTATCGTCCGGGTCAAGAAGTGGAATGTCTAGAAAATCCAGATACAGTCAGCGGTGAGTCGGGGTTGCCTGGGTTTGTTATTAATATGAATAAAGTTTGGTAG
- a CDS encoding Uma2 family endonuclease, protein MLSSSIVLRMPSTISMTDDQFFEFCQVNRDLQIERNKFGEILIMPPTGGTTSNRNFSIAGQLYVWSEQDGTGICFDSNGGFTLSTGAERAPDASWMKLERWNSLSAEQQDKFVPICPDFVIELRSASDNLKPLQEKMEEYMREPGIQLGWLIDRKQRKVYIYRPGQEVECLENPDTVSGESVLLGFVLNMSKVW, encoded by the coding sequence ATGCTTTCATCTTCTATCGTATTGCGGATGCCGTCAACAATCTCAATGACAGACGACCAATTTTTTGAGTTCTGTCAAGTAAATCGCGACTTACAAATTGAACGTAATAAATTTGGAGAAATTTTAATCATGCCTCCGACTGGTGGAACGACTAGCAATCGCAACTTCAGCATAGCTGGACAGTTATATGTTTGGTCAGAACAAGATGGAACGGGTATTTGTTTTGACTCTAACGGTGGATTTACTCTCTCAACTGGTGCAGAACGCGCTCCCGATGCCTCGTGGATGAAACTGGAACGCTGGAATTCTTTATCCGCAGAACAACAAGACAAATTTGTACCAATTTGTCCAGATTTTGTAATTGAACTGAGGTCGGCTTCTGACAATCTGAAACCTTTGCAAGAAAAGATGGAAGAATATATGAGAGAGCCTGGAATACAGTTAGGCTGGCTAATTGACCGGAAGCAACGCAAAGTTTATATATATCGTCCGGGTCAAGAAGTGGAATGTCTAGAAAATCCAGATACCGTAAGCGGTGAGTCGGTGTTGCTTGGGTTTGTTCTTAATATGAGTAAAGTATGGTAA
- a CDS encoding cysteine synthase A — translation MDIKNGFIGTIGNTPLIRLNSFSEETGCEILGKAEFLNPGGSVKDRAALYIIKEAEEKGFLKPGGTVVEGTAGNTGIGLAHICNAKGYKCVIIIPDTQSQEKMDALRTLGAEVRPVPAVSYKDPNNYVRLSGTIASEMENAIWANQFDNLANRRAHYETTGKEIWEQTGGKIDAFTCATGTGGTLAGVAMYLKEKNPNVKTILADPMGSAMYSYIKTGELKMEGNSITEGIGNSRVTANMEDVPIDDAIQIDDKEAVRVIYQLLRKDGLFMGGSVGINVGAAVALAKQMGPGHTIVTILCDGGSRYQSRLYNLEWLASKELLPD, via the coding sequence ATGGACATCAAAAATGGCTTTATCGGCACCATTGGCAACACGCCCCTAATTCGCTTAAACAGCTTCAGCGAAGAAACCGGGTGCGAAATCCTCGGCAAAGCAGAATTTCTCAATCCCGGCGGTTCAGTCAAAGACCGCGCCGCCCTTTACATTATCAAAGAAGCGGAAGAAAAAGGCTTTCTCAAACCGGGTGGGACAGTAGTTGAGGGAACTGCTGGCAATACCGGCATCGGTTTAGCTCACATTTGCAACGCCAAAGGCTACAAATGCGTGATTATCATCCCAGATACCCAATCTCAGGAAAAAATGGACGCTTTGAGGACGCTGGGTGCCGAAGTTCGTCCCGTCCCAGCAGTGTCGTACAAAGACCCCAATAATTATGTGAGACTTTCTGGCACAATTGCGTCCGAAATGGAAAACGCGATTTGGGCCAATCAATTTGATAACTTAGCTAACCGACGCGCCCACTACGAAACTACCGGAAAAGAGATTTGGGAACAAACTGGTGGCAAAATTGACGCTTTCACTTGCGCTACCGGAACTGGCGGCACCTTAGCAGGTGTGGCGATGTACTTGAAAGAAAAAAATCCCAACGTGAAAACTATCTTGGCAGATCCGATGGGGAGTGCTATGTATAGTTACATCAAAACGGGCGAGCTAAAAATGGAGGGGAACTCCATCACAGAAGGTATCGGCAACAGCCGCGTCACGGCTAATATGGAAGATGTACCCATTGACGATGCCATCCAAATTGATGATAAGGAAGCAGTGCGGGTAATTTACCAATTGCTGAGGAAAGATGGTCTGTTTATGGGTGGTTCTGTAGGCATCAATGTAGGTGCAGCGGTTGCATTAGCTAAACAAATGGGGCCGGGTCACACAATTGTTACTATTCTATGCGATGGCGGTAGTCGTTATCAGTCACGTTTGTACAATTTGGAATGGTTAGCATCTAAGGAACTGCTACCGGATTAG
- a CDS encoding Uma2 family endonuclease, with product MLSSPIVLRILSTMQMTDDQFFEFCQINRDLRIERNKLGELVIMPPTGSETGNREFNILGQLWVWSEQDGTGIAFSPSTGFKLSTGAERSPDASWIKLERWNALSAEQKQKFAPICPDFVIELRSASDNLKPLQEKMEEYMREPGVQLGWLIDRKNRRVYIYRPNQEVECLENPDTVSGELVLPGFILNMSKIW from the coding sequence ATGCTTTCATCGCCCATAGTGTTGCGAATTCTATCAACAATGCAAATGACAGACGATCAGTTTTTTGAGTTCTGTCAGATCAATCGCGACTTACGGATTGAACGGAATAAATTAGGAGAATTGGTTATTATGCCACCCACTGGTTCAGAAACAGGAAACCGAGAATTTAACATCTTAGGGCAATTATGGGTATGGTCGGAACAAGATGGCACAGGTATAGCTTTTAGCCCCAGCACAGGATTTAAGCTATCAACGGGTGCAGAACGCTCTCCCGATGCCTCTTGGATAAAACTAGAACGGTGGAATGCTTTATCAGCCGAACAAAAGCAAAAGTTTGCTCCCATTTGTCCAGATTTTGTAATTGAACTGAGGTCGGCTTCTGACAATCTGAAACCTTTGCAAGAAAAGATGGAAGAATATATGAGAGAGCCTGGAGTACAGTTAGGCTGGCTGATTGACCGGAAGAATCGGAGAGTTTATATTTATCGTCCCAATCAAGAAGTAGAATGTCTAGAGAATCCGGATACAGTTAGCGGTGAGTTGGTGTTGCCGGGGTTTATCCTTAATATGAGTAAAATTTGGTAG